TTCATGCCTGCGCAAGACCCGGCTGGTACGGTCAAGAAAGAAGAAGGCGTCGCTGTCATCGACCGCGCGTGTGCCATCCTGTTCGCGTTTCGCCCCGGAGATAGTGCGCTCACGCTCGCCGAACTCGCGGGGCGCACAGGGCTTTATAAAAGCACGCTGCTACGTCTGGCCGGCGCGCTGATTCAACACCGCCTGCTGCTGCGCCTGGACGACGGACGTTATCAGCTCGGTCCTGCCACGTTCGCGTTGGGCGCGCTCTATCAGCGTAGCCTCAACATGGGCGATATTCTGCTGCCGCTCATGCGCGAGCTGGCCGCCGCGAGTGGGGAGAGCGTGTCGTTCTATGTGCGCGACAATGCTGTGCGGGTGTGCCTGCATCGCGTCGATTCACACCATGTGGTGCGCCACCACGTGCGCGAGGGAGACGTACTGCCGCTCGAAAGCGGCTCGGGCGGTCGCGCGTTGCTCGCGTTCGGCGGCGAGCCGGGTGAGCCGTTCGAGAGCATTCGCCACGACTTCTTCTGCATCTCGATCGGTGAGCGCGACCGTGAGACCGCGGGCGTTTCCGTGCCCGTGTTCGGCGTTCACGATACGTTGCGTGGCGTGCTCACGCTCGCCGGACCGAGTTCACGCATCGACGGGGCCTTCGTCGAGCGTCATCTCAATGCGCTGTTCGATTGCGCGATACGCGCTACCGACGCGCTCGGCGGCGACTCGCGCGCGCTGCGCGCCGCCCAGCGTGCGCACGCGGCGCGCGCACGCGAGGACGCTTGAGTCCGCGTCCGGCAATCGGAAGCACTGCGCGCGTGAGCGCCGTTGGCGTGCAGTCTCGTTCGCGGGGCGTTGATCAGGACTGCTCCAGATGCCGCTCCGGCGCACCCGTATAGGCATAGGGAATCTGACGCGGCATGGGTCCCTTGTTACGCTCGCCGCGTCCGCGTTGTTCCCACGCATGCGCGAGAATGCCCACTGCGCGCGAGAGGCAGAATACGCCGCGCGCCAGCTCCGGGGCGAACCCGAGCTCCGCGTAAATCACCGCCGTAACGCCGTCGATATTCATCGGCACGGGCCGGTCCTTGCGCTTTTTCAGCAAGGCTTCGATGCCGCGCGCAATCGCCGCGTAGCGGCCCTTGATCGTGCCGGACGCCACGCGCGCATCGAC
The Paraburkholderia acidiphila genome window above contains:
- a CDS encoding IclR family transcriptional regulator codes for the protein MPAQDPAGTVKKEEGVAVIDRACAILFAFRPGDSALTLAELAGRTGLYKSTLLRLAGALIQHRLLLRLDDGRYQLGPATFALGALYQRSLNMGDILLPLMRELAAASGESVSFYVRDNAVRVCLHRVDSHHVVRHHVREGDVLPLESGSGGRALLAFGGEPGEPFESIRHDFFCISIGERDRETAGVSVPVFGVHDTLRGVLTLAGPSSRIDGAFVERHLNALFDCAIRATDALGGDSRALRAAQRAHAARAREDA